The genomic stretch CCCTGTTTATGTCAATTAATTCACACTTTGAATTAACATATTTTAAACATTTAAACTCTGCACTAGCAAAATTCGAAAACAATAGTCCTAAAAATATAAAAAGAGATATTTTTTTAAACATAAAATACTACTCCTGCCGTGTTATTTTTGCTCGTAAGAATAGTAGGATTATTTTTGGATTTATTTTTTGATATGCGTCAGTTGTTTGACTGATCAGTCTTTAGAGTTTTAGAAAAGCCGCTTAGCGGCTCTCTGGCCTAAATAGCTTGTCTTGAGCAATATCAGTGGTTATTCACCCAATTTTCTATAGTAATGCCAGGGTATTTTTGAAAGTCTTTAACATTGTTAGTAACAAGCACTACATCCAACGACTTTGCATGAGCTGCTATTAGCTTATCCAGAGCATCACCTTTGCGTTTAGGCGCACCAGCCCGTAAAACGCCGTATGACTGAGCTGCTTTATCCTCAAACGGCATTACGGGTATATCTTCTAGGAGTAACTTCAGTGCTTGGGCATTTCTTTCTTTTTCAGCACTGACTTCTACACCATACTCAAGCTCGCCTAATGTGATAGATGAAATGACGACATCACCGTAGTAGCAATCAGCAAAACGGTCAGCGACTTCCTTGGGATGCTTTTTCATCAAGTAAATACAAATGTTAGTGTCTAGCATGTACTTCATCTACAGCATATCCCTTTCTGGCTCATCGTCTGATTCTCTGCCTTGTGCCATGAAGTCATCAGAAAAACCTTCGAATTTCTTCATTAGGTTGGTTAAACGGCGTTTAGCTGGGCGTATACGTAGCTCATCACCAATACGCTCTATCTCGTAATCCATATCTAGGCGGTCGAACTGGAGTTCGGCGGGAATCCTCACAGCCTGAGAGTTACCGCTTTTGAATACTTTGGTTAGTGACATAGGAATAGCCTTGATGTTTATTTGTATATACGAGTATATACTATAACTAGGTTGTTGTAAATACATGTATATACATCGTATCAACCGAGGCTAAGTGTTGAGGGTGAAGGGCTGTGTAGATACTTTAATATTCACTAGCCCTGTCTATACTGCTATAGCTAGAAAATCATAAAGTGACATAGTCAATATGCTTAACAAACAGAATATATCTGGGGTAGAGGCATTCTATTTATGCCAGATTATAGATTTCCAGCTATATGTAATCAGTCACCCTGAGTAGTAATAATGCTTAAACCTGCAACAAAAGCAGCCGCTATTTTATGTATTTTATTCTCGTCTTTTTTGTTTGCTGGCGATCAAGAACAGTTTATTGATGCTGCTTACAATGGTGATTTAGCCACTGTAAACGCAATGTTAGCCAATATTAATGAGTTTTATCCTAGCGCATCTGAGAATATTTCCTGAGCAGCCTTGACTAATAACTTAACTCCAGGATGCTTCACTTTACGCTCAGGTGAAATAGCGTAAAAGCGTTCAGTAACCTGTGTTGTACGACCAATAATTGATACTCCATAATGCTCTGCTACATGCTCTTCAATAATACTGGGTGTGCAAAATACACCATAGCCCGATTGACCAAAATGCTTCATCATAGCGCTATCATCAAATTCAGCAACTGTAGTAGGAGAAATTTGCTCCTGATTAAACCAAGACTGCAAATTTATTTTTTGGTTAGATTTATCTCCACAAATAAGAAAGGGATGTTGATGCAATGACTGTGGAAAATTTTTTTGGAGTTTTTTAGCAATTTTATTTTTAGCATAAAAACTTAAGCCACATTCACCTAAAAAATGATTATAAGCACGTATAGGTATACCAGGTGTTAGCGGCTGGTCAGATAAAATAAGATCTAACTTGTTGAGGGCTAGGTCAGATAATAATGCATTAAAGTCTCCCTCTTGACAGATCAACTTAGTAGGCCCCTCCAGCTGAAAGCTGCTTTCGAGAATATTCACTGCTAAAATTTTTGGGATAACATCAATGACACCGACATTAAATACAAACTGTAAGTTAGTATCCTGTGCCTTCAGGCTTTGCTGCAACTCTGTACCCAGTGCAAAAATATCCTCCGCATAACTGTATACAAGTTTGCCGATATCGTTCATCACAAGGCGTCTACCTTTTCTATCAAATAACCTAACGCCCAGATAGTCTTCAAATACAGAGAGCTGACCACTTATTGTCTGTGGAGATATATGAAGTAATTCCGATGCTTTTACGATACTACCTTCGCTTGCAACGGTATAGAAGTAGCGTAAATGGTTGTAATTAAGTTGCTGAGTCATCGGTCTCCTCCCCACGAAAACATCCAACTCGATAATACGTTTTTTTCGAAGTAAATATCAAATAAATACGACTTTTATTGATCTTAGACTACTCATATATTGTACTGTAAGCGGTTAACAAAAGGACTGTTGGCTAGAAACTGTTAACACTGAATCATCAATAATTTATCACTTTATTAAACAGTTAGGAGAAGCCTTCATGAACTTTACGATCACGTTTAGAAATTTGAAAGACAATGGAGAAGTCATTAACTATATTGATCACCGGTTTGCATTTGCTTTCTCCAGGATGAGTGACAAGATTGAAAAAGCAATGATCACCCTCTCGAATATCAATGGACCCAAAGGTGGCATAGATAAGCAGTGCCAAATAATACTTAAACCAGTTGGCCTCAGGAAAATAGTTGTTGCTGAAAGGCGGGAGGATATCCGTGAAGCCATCGATCAATGCTTTTACAAGGCTAGCCAGTCCTTGAACCGGAAACAAGTACTATTTAAGAAACGACAACCAAAAGCTACCTTGCATACTGTGTTGTCAGCCTTCTAAGCAATAGCTTAACTAATTATATATCTTGCGAGGTTGAGCAATAACTATGGACATTACAAAACGTGCATCAAAAACACAATCAGTTGCGGTTGATCAATCATCTCACCGTGTATTGAAAAATACCTATCTATTATTATCAGCCACATTGTTTTTTAGTGCACTAACAGCAATGTTTAGTGCTGCCTTAAATCTGCCACACCCTGGTTTGCTATTAACCTTAGCAGGCTACTTTGGCTTGTTATTTTTAACGACTAAATTTCGAAATAGTGTTCATGGACTTTACTGTGTGTTCGCATTGACAGGATTTATGGGTTATACCCTCGGGCCGATCATTGGAGCCTACTGGTCGATGGCCCCTACTGTGATTATGCAGGCTTTAGGTGGCACGGCCCTTGTGTTTTTTAGCTTGTCGGCATTTGCATTAACTACTAAACGTGACTTTAGTTTTTTAGGAAAGTCATTGTTTATCGGGATACTGGTGGCTTTTCTTGCTGGAATAGGCGCAATATTTTTTGAAATACCGGCTTTGTCTCTTGCTGTGTCTGCCATGTTTGTCCTATTAATGTCTGGGCTGATCCTGTATGAAACCAACCAGATTGTTCAAGGTGGGGAAACCAACTACATTATGGCAACTGTTTCTCTGTTCGTAGCCATATTCAATTTGTTTACGAGCCTAATGCATCTCTTAGGGTTTGCTCAGTCAGAGTAGTCAATAAATACTTTATAGCCGCCTAACAAGAAACTGCGCTTACTGATGCGCAGTTTCTTATCTGACGGATCAAACGCTTATGGTGATCCCCCCCCACGGACACTTGTCATTAGGAAATTAGACGCATAGCAATACCTGTGGCTTAAACCCATCTTGCCATGATGCTTAATTTGATTCATAGTTACATCAATACTGATTCAAGGATATTGCCATGCGTACAACCGTTACTATTGATGATGCTTTATATGACAAAGCTCTGGAAATGGCTGACCCTAATATGGATAAGTCAGAGCTTTTCAGAGAAGCAGTCAAAACATTCGTAAGAGTACAAGCAGCTAAGCGCCTCGCAGCTTTAGGTGGTGCAGCACCTGAAATGCAGGATATACCACGCCGTGGTACTGAATAATGAGTGTGCTTGTTGATACTTCTGTATGGGTAGATCACTTCAGAAACCGAAACAACGCCTTGGTTAATCTTATTCAGATTGACTTGGCGTTGACTCACCCGATGGTTTTAGTTGAGCTTGCTTGTGGTACACCTCCAGCCCCACGCGCACAAACACTCAGCGATATAGGGCTATTACAACCAGCTAATCAGGCAAGCTTGAGCGAAGTAATGGAGTTCATCAAGCGTGAAAATTTGTATGGGCTAGGGTGTGGGTTGGTAGATACAGCATTGCTGGCATCAACATTGATCACGCCAGGTGCAAAGTTATGGACATTAGATAAACGTCTTGCAAATTTAGCTGAGCGTTTTGATGTGAGATACCAGCCAAATTTACACTAGATACTGATTAAGCTAGGAGGCTCAGCCCCTCCTAGCAACCTCATCCTGTTATGGCCAGTACAAGGCTGGCCAACACTAACAAAAACCCGCCGATAGTACAAGTTTTGTACACCTCTTGCTGTGTAGCAGTGCTACGTATTGTTTCCCGTGGAACATTTTGTGTTTCACAGGGCAAGCCACTACAGCTGAGCGTGAACAGGTCACGGCGGTGTATTTGGGGAGGTGAGGGAATTAAAAAAGCCCCCGGAGGGGGCTTTATAGTGGGGTCCTATTCATTCGATTTCAGCCCCCATAGTCAGGATTTATTGATTTCCTTCATTAGCTTAACAGCCTTATTTACCATATTGTCATTATCTTTATGCATTAGCAGGTTAAGTGTGTCTTGAAAGTAGGCATTTTTGAATCTGAAAAAAATTTTCGACACAACCATTTCTGAACCATGCCGTACTCACAAATCCTCACAAGTTGCCTCTGACACCGAACTAATAGACCAGCTATTTAATACGCCTGGATTAGTATATGACCTGTCTGCAGTAACAACTAAAGTCCATGTGCCATTATGGTTTTCTCCCTCAAAGGCCGATAAGCTTTCAGCTGGGGTCAAATCTTCAGGGTATGTACCAAAAAACTCTTTTGCATAAGCACCTGACTCAATCTCAATTATTTCTGAATGAGTTTTTTCTTTTAATACAACAGTTGTCCCAGAAGGAGATGTCAAGGTAATCGATATATCTTTAATATTGTCATAGTTTAAGTTTATACCTACTGAAATTTTGCTATTAGGTCTAGCATCTGAAATTGTTATTTGATCAGTTATTGATACTGGATCATAAAGTTTGCTTCCAGTTGCCTGAGGAAAAGCAACTGCATTTTCTGAAGTTTTGTAGACAACCCCTCTTTCACCAACAGGTAGAGTAAAATAGTCAACATAAGATTTTCTAAGGTCACCTTCAAAATAGTTTACTTTCAGCTTTAGAGGGATATCGTCTCCACATGCATGCTCATTTGATAAAGCCAGAACATAAGGCTGTTGATTAAATTGAGTAGAATGTGGATTTAAGTTAGGATAGTTTGTAACAGGTTCCTCAATATTTATTGAGGGTTCAGTAGCTAATAGCTCTGCTGTAATATTCGAAATCTCTTGATTAGTCGTGTTTTTCAAAGGTATTGTCACATTAATACTTTTACCTGGCTGAATATAGTTTTTTCCATTTTGATCACTTACTGAAGACTCAACTACATCAATTGTAGGCTGCAAAATATTCATTCTTGAAAAATATTTTGTAAAAACTCTAGCGTGTGGGCCATTGGGATATAAATTCTCAGCGCTATTCACAATTGATGCAGCCATTTCAGGCATAGTAACTCCCTCTGCGAAACCATACTGAGCCTCTAAAATAACTGTATCAATTTCGCTACGATTTACTCCAAGCTTTAACAATTCAAGATGAGACTGCACAAGAGGCGTTGACCAAAGGTCATCACCATTAACTCCATTGACATACCTATGGGCTCTATATTTGCGAGAAGGATCATAACGAAAATTTAAACGATCAAAACGACGTTCTGGACCGGCTTTACGGCAATCAGGATGCCAATCCCAACTGATAGCTCTTTCAGGGTGAAATGTTAAACCATTAGGTGTAGTGTAACGGTAGGAGGCTGCCCAGTAGTCAGAAAACCCCTCGCCAATAGCTCCTGTATCCCCACCTTTAAATTTAGGGTTAATTGCGTAAGTAAGAGCATGACCATATTCATGTAAAATGACATCACTATCTTCATTATCATCAATACACCCGTGCCCAAAAGAGAGTTTTCTAATATCAGGTAAATATCTTGACTGGTTTCGACCTCTAATACCGTCTGTATCAACAGGTATAGAGCGATACTGTATGCCTCGACTGCCAGTAAAACCTAATGATTGAATATACCTTTGGTTTTGGTCAATATGATAGTAAGTCATGGCATCATTAAAGGCATTATTACCTCGTTTTGCAAACCAATTTCCATCAGCAGTTGTACTTGGTAGAGTGTTTGGTTTATCAAAGTCTTCAATAGTTACCCAGGGTCCCGTTAAATAATAAACTCCATTTTTAAATGTAATATCTTTCAGGATTTTAGAAACGTAAGCTCCTTCAAAGCTTTCAGCTGGTGATGTATCTTCTAGAGTGTCATTTTGCAAAGTGACTTTAGGGTTTGGGTCAAAAACAAGTCCCATGCCATCCACTGTTGTAGTTTCAGCCAAAGCACGCCTATCATTTTGGACATTCTCATTATCTGTTGATGAATCTAACTCCTCTAATGCTGTATCCAGAGATTTGTGATTTTTATTAACAGGAAATCGAGTCCATTTTTCATCATCCCCTTCGTCATTTGCATTTTTAAAGTAAGGCAAGTCGACTCGGTATGCCTTAATAATCTCTCCAGATAGTGCATTAACATAGAACTCCCAACTACCATGAGGAGTTCCAATTGATATGTTAACCTTGAAAGCTTTAATAAATTCAGAGTTTTTATTGATATAAACAAGCTTTGCCTGTGGTCGTGCCAATAGCTTCCCATCAGATTGCAAGTAATCCCAACATAATTCGCTTGCAGTTTGCTCATCAATAATACCCAACCCAATCGATCTTTTAGATCGTTTAGCATGCTCCGAAACACTGAAATTAGCAGATGCCGGATAAGTATTATTGTAGACACGTATAACATTTCTATTGTTTGTGTCAATTGACACAATAATCTCAGCACCATCTACTTCAATATCGTGTAAATACTGTTGGAAATAGAAATGTTTAGCTAAAAGACTTGTCTTTACTTTAGTTAATCTTAAACTCTCGAAGATAGCGTTTAAACCATATTTACTTTTACTTTGTTCTAAAAATTGAAGTGCTCGCTGCTCATTATTACCTGATAACTCCAAGGAAACACTTGGTTGTAAGTCTAGCTTAATAGTTTTACGAAAATCACTATGATGAGTTAATGAGGCTGACACAGATTGTGCCAATATCGATAGACCTAAAACACACGGCGATAAGTAATAATTCATATAGATACCTGATTGTTAGATAAAATACTTAATTTAATCTTAATGGATAGCTTGACTTCTTTTGAGAAATTAACGTGCTTCTTATTTCTAAACATAATTGAAGTGAAAAGTGTAAATAAAATATATAAACACATGGAGTTATAGTATTTAGCTACTGGCACTGCCAGTGGCTATGTTTTTTACTCTACACTTATTGATTCAATGGGGTAGCGTGAGGTAAATATACCCCAATCTACAAGCTCTCCCGTTCTAAAGTCATAAACTCCTTGACCAAGCGTAATTTTGGGTGTTAAAGAATCATTTTCAACATGTGGTTGAGGTAACGATGTTTCGCTGATAGTGACTACAACAACGGGCTGTTCTTTTCCATCAAAGCGAGTGCTAGTTCTACGTATATTATCAATTTGAAACGCATTCCCTGGTGTATAAACAGATTCAGCCTCACCTGCGTCATTTCGCCACGAGAAAGGAGCAAAAACCTTAGCGTCTTGAGGATGACGTATCTCAAAAATAATTGAGGTCATATCAAACTGCTTTCCTGTTTCACCTATTTCGCCACCAGCAAAGTCACGAATTACGCCAGGGTTTTCTGTGAATGATAGAAAATCTGTATTAACTAAAATGTTTCCTTTATTTAGTGCTCCGACTCTAAAAGCTACGCCAGAAGTTCCTCTGGCTCCGCTCCCTCCTCGATAAAGAACATCTGATGCACTTTGGGGTAATTTGTTAATAATTTTTGCTAGATCTACTACACGCTCTGCAGCTGTTTCCCCAAAAGTAAATGTATTACTAAAAGTAGCCGGAATACTATACTCTTTGCCGTAGCGTAAAAAATTATTAACAAACATATTTGAGTCATAACTATAAAGTTGAAGGTTTGCTGATTCCTCATCAGTAACAGTTATAGCTGCTTGTTCTAAAATTCTCTGTTGTCTTTCTAAAGCAATTCTACCAGCCTCTTTTTTAGGAATGATTTCTATTGAACTATTTTCACTCAAAATATCTTCAATTCTAGCTTCGTAGCTGGATTGGCTTTCTTGATGTTCCATTCTTAATGGAGAATTACTAATATAATTATTTTTTATATCAAAAATTTCTGCTGTGTTATCTTCTCCTCGACAAAAGTGACAAATCATTTTGGTAGGAGTATTGGGTCCATAGGTTTCTTTCAGGGCGTCAATAACATCAGATAACCTCAATCCTAGGGCATTTTCATTTAAATTGATGATAGTGAATGAGCTATTTGGTTGTGATGTTGATTCGTCAGTATTTTTTTGTCTTGAGATATAGTGAGCAATACTTTCATGACTTTCAATGTTAGAAGAGGAAAGGCTATAGTCTTTCATTTTGATTTGTGAAATATCATAGACTTGTGACTCATGTTTATAACGAACTTTATTTTCTTTTAATCTGTTTAGTAAATCAAATGCATCATCACCTAGCCCACCTGATTGTAAAATAGTATTTGCTGGAGTAGCAAAGTCCAAGGCCAATCCTTCGGGTTTTATAAACATGATGGCCTCTTTACCAGAGCCATGTGCTAATAATACAAATGTATCAGAGACTGCTGCTGTTTTGTGGTAGGCTAGAGCAATTTCTTGTCCATTAAGCTTTAGGCTAGAAATATTTATTTTGTAGCGAGTTTCAAGGGTATTAATATTTTCAGATGATAAAAAAACATCATTGACTTTGATTCGGTTAACTACATTATTTTGTACTAGGTAGTCCCGCGTTTCTTCAAAACTATCGAATGATAATGGTGTTTCACTATTGGGTATATATAAAGTTACTTGATCTGATGAATTTGCGTCAAACAAAACTGTATATTGTGAGTCCTGTCTTTTAGAAACATCATCAATGACTTTAACCTCATCACCTAGAAACCATGCGCTGTTAAAGATAAATTCATTTTTTCGGTAACTGGCTAATAAAGATTTCGCCTCTGTTAATTGAGTAAAGGTTTTAAAATTTTTACCCTCGCCAGGAATATAGAGTTGATATGTACCGTTTGCTTCTGCTGAGGGCCAAATAAGTAATCTGGCCTCATAATCAACTGAGCTGGGTTGTTGACTTAATACCGTGATATCATTACCAAGATTTTGTTCTACCTCTCTTCTTAAAGTACTTATTTTATCAATTTTTTGTCGGAGTGACTCTCGACGTTGTATATAACCATATATATGTGCTTCTGCATCTTCAAGAGATGAAATTGCATGAGGTGAATCTTGATCAGGTATATAGATTTCTAATTTATTATTTTTTTCGTCCAGATAGATTTCAATATCAGTGATTATTTCTAAATTGGGCTTTCGTGTAACCACTTTAACATTGTCACCAAATTTATCTTGAGCTTGCTGAGATATTGACTCAAAAGACAGGTTACTACTATTTCCATCTGATGGAATAGTATGAGCGTCAAGTGAAGTTACATCGAGCTTAAAGCCAAACCAGTAGCCATTAGAAAAGCGAGCATATGCTTTACCTTGGTAAAGAATAACTTCTAATTGCTTATCGTCTTTTATGATATTTAGTTTTTTCGCCTGATAGATAGTTTCTGGCTGTGGAGTATTCCAAATTTGATTCAGTTCATTTTGTAAATTTACTGACGCTTTTCTTTGTAAAACAACAGGAACTGGCTTGCTCAAACTTTCAGTTTGAGCAAGGCGTTGACGGACTTTTGTTGATGCTCCTTGAAATAAACTACCAATAGCTGATGATTTTCGAGATAACCGATCGCCCACGCCTGTTGATTCTAAGGTATCAGCGGTTGCTTCAATGATAGCGCCAATGCCTTCAAGTTTTTCACTAGGATTATCGGCATTAGCAATCGTAACGCCGCCCACACCGACACCACCCAAAATAACGGCAAAGTCTAGTGCTTTTGCTATTTTTCCTGAAGTACCAACACCAATAATGCCAGCAAAAGAAGAAGCAAAATCAAACCAATACCGTAAGTTTTCGGCAAACTGCTCATTACGCTGTTTAAACTGACTATCAATGTCGGCGCGTGCAGCTTTAAAAAACTGGTCTGACATTTCACGGCCATATTTTTTGCCATTACGAATAGCATGTAACTTTAATTTTTTAACTGTTTCTCTAAGCTTTTGTTTTATTACTCCATTATTAGCACCAGGAAAAGGCTCACTTGGATACATAAAGTCAGAAAGACTAAACACAAATGCATTTTCAAAATTAACGTCATAATAGTGGTAAACTTCTCCTTTATGATCAGCACTTTGTCTTATTCCTTTATTGACAACCCAATCACGATACCAAGATAAGGCGTCGGTTTTACTGGTAAAGCCACCATGCACACCTTGTTTAGGCCCATTAGCAAAGTGCCAAATATATTTTGCTGCTTTTTTGTCAGCGATGAGTAGATGGTTTTTTGAGGTTATGGCTGCGATATTCTTGCGAGCAGGCATATGAGGAATGAAGGCTTCAATGTCTTTATCGCCATTAAGAAAACGTTCAATAACTGATACATCTTCTTGGGTTAATTCACCTTGTTCATAATTCACACTCATTGAACGGTAAGCAAGTTGTGCCGAATAAAGTAATTGATCGCTAAAATACTGACTGAAAGCTTGAGTATTTTCCCCTCTAATTTGAGCGGTAATCATGTACGCCCAATCAGAGGCATCTAACTTCTGGTTTTTTGAAGCCCTGAGAAATGCATTTGTAGCTTCAGAACTAAACGTGACGGAAGGATTAGCGATATGCCACACTTTAAAATCACTGGTATCTCCAACAATTTTTCCATTTCCTGCTCGTGTTTGTTGGCGTTCTTCTGCGATGTTACCCGTGTTTTCTTCTTTTCTAGTGGGTGGAGAAGCATAAGATGAAAGAGAGATACCTATAGGAAGCTCATACCGTTGCCGCCAATGTATCTTTGAAAAGTCGATAAGGTTGTGATCCTCAATCTTAATGTCCATTGTACTTTGTACAGCCTGTTCAATGACCTGTATATCAGGCCACTCAGGATGGCCTTCGATCCGTTTACCCTGCTTATCTAACAGTACTGAGGTGGGTCCACCAGATGGAGTAGGGAATATCGGCTGTCCTGTTCGATGTGCACCAGCAAGGTAAAAACGATTTGCGGGTGCAGAGCTACCAAATGCCCGCATTTTAGCGAGGCTAAGTAATGGCATTTGAGTCCATTCAAAGGTTGTTGGCCGTGTCTGTCGACTCAGCCAGTCAGCGCTTAACAGTGCTGCATTTGATGGAACATCAATATTGGCTTCTCTCATTATACCAACGGTGACAACAATATTTTCTGGTTCAGTAATACCTGCGGAAGTAAAGTGCTCAATAAGAATTTTGTCTACTCTGGCATTTATATTAGGTAAATCTTTCGTAGTAAGAGCCAGTTCTGAATTAACCCGAGAAGAAGCTATTTCAATTATATCAATAGAACCTACGTCTTGGATTGAGTTACCATAAATGTTATTGACACTCAAAGCTGCTAACGATACAGCTAAAAATAATGGTTTTAACCTCATTACATTACCTTTTATCTATATTGATACTCACAATGGTTCTGTCGCAAACTTTTCTCAATTTCAAAAATGCCTGCTTTCAAGACACACTTAACCTGCTAATGCACAAAATTGCTCAAATAGTGTTTTATGTTTTGTTGCTGGGTCAGCAGACTGACCTTTCCTAAACCTATAGATCAGCTCAATACCCATCAGTGTCGATCGAGCACTATTAAATGATTTAAAGCCTAACATGGGTCGAGTCATGCGCTTAATAAACCGATGATCCTGCTCAACCCTATTATTGAGGTACTTCACTTGCCTTATAACAACAGGCTTCTCCAGCTCTTTATTTACTTCTTCAATCGCGGCATTATTCGCTGAGCTGCCATCAGTCGTAATCGTGTCAGGGCTTCCATGCTGGCGCATGGCTTTTTTGAAAAAATGTTTAACGGCTTTGGTATCTCGGCGCTTTGTGAATAAGAGGTCAATGGTTTGGCCTACTTTATCGAAGGGTAAAACCTATATCTGGGTAAAGAAAGACTAGTACTATCTGTATCGGGCCGTCGATAAACAAGGGCGGACCATTGACTTTTTATTTATCAAACACTGGAACACTAAGGCTGCCAAACGTTTTTTCAAGAAGGCCATTCGTGCGAATGGCGTGCCAGAGAAGATCACCATTGATGGCAGTGCAGCGAATAAGGCGGGAATTGAAGCAAATAATCAAGAAATAGAGACGCCGATTATTATACGTCAACATAGAAAGCTTATTCACTAGTAGCTCCATTATTCATCTTCTTGAAACACCCTGCTTTCAGTTCTTCACTCGTTCTGATTTTTACATAACGAGTAGAGTGTTTGTAAGTAATAACTAGAGCGAAAATAATACACTACTCTTCTTGTATATTTTTTATTTTACAAAATCTTTACATTAGAATGTGGGCATGATTTGAATTGGTTGTGTCACAGCCAGTAGAGTAACTACAAAACACAGAGTATTAGCAGGAGTGGAAAAGGCTCTCACGAGAGGACAAACTTTGCGACAGAGCCGTTTATTCACTCGCCCCTGGTTATTCACCAGCTTTTCACTCAAGGTATGGTAAACCGCCGCTTCGGCCCCAAACCCAGTACTGTCCAGTTTGTTTGCTAAATCGTTAGCGGTATCCACTAAAAACTTGGCTTGGTTTCGCATCGCTTTCAGTTGCTTATTCGTCGGCTGCTGCATCCGTTGTACTCCACGACACTGGTTGAAAAAAGTCAATGGTAGCATTTTGTGGGTTTTTGGGGGCTATGGGCTATTTTTGTTTAGAATAAACTAATTTAGCCAATATCAAGATAAGGAATACGTATTACGGTTTTTGATAACATACTACAGGTTTTGTATGAAATCCTCCGATTCCTGAAGTTATCGGCGGGTTTTGATTGGACTGAAGTATAAGGGCATCAGGGGAGGGAGAAAGGGAATAAATATTACACTTTAATGTAATTAGAATACTGCCAGCCTTGGTATGTTTGAATGCACCGGGTTTATTATATCGAATAAGGAAAAAAACAATTTAATCAGCAAAACTATATGGAGTACTGACCATATAATTAAAGGCTTTCAGTGAAAGAGTGCATGATAATCGTTTTTATAAATAGTACTTCAATGCACCACCTATAGGTTAACTATGACTCCATCACTAGCCGTCTAAACAAATTACCCCATTAAGTGTGAAGTTATTTTGGTTGTTGTAACTACAAAAAGAGACAGTTCCTTCAGCAGTAATTAGCGCTTTCGCTTTATCAAACAAGCCTGTACCAGATATATTATAAATAGATTCAAATACACCAAAAGCACAAGGCGTGCCATCTACTTCGAAGCCAATGGGTGGCATTTTTAAAATTGCAACATCATTCTCAGTCTTTATACCCCCACTGGCAAA from Spartinivicinus ruber encodes the following:
- a CDS encoding proprotein convertase P-domain-containing protein, with amino-acid sequence MNYYLSPCVLGLSILAQSVSASLTHHSDFRKTIKLDLQPSVSLELSGNNEQRALQFLEQSKSKYGLNAIFESLRLTKVKTSLLAKHFYFQQYLHDIEVDGAEIIVSIDTNNRNVIRVYNNTYPASANFSVSEHAKRSKRSIGLGIIDEQTASELCWDYLQSDGKLLARPQAKLVYINKNSEFIKAFKVNISIGTPHGSWEFYVNALSGEIIKAYRVDLPYFKNANDEGDDEKWTRFPVNKNHKSLDTALEELDSSTDNENVQNDRRALAETTTVDGMGLVFDPNPKVTLQNDTLEDTSPAESFEGAYVSKILKDITFKNGVYYLTGPWVTIEDFDKPNTLPSTTADGNWFAKRGNNAFNDAMTYYHIDQNQRYIQSLGFTGSRGIQYRSIPVDTDGIRGRNQSRYLPDIRKLSFGHGCIDDNEDSDVILHEYGHALTYAINPKFKGGDTGAIGEGFSDYWAASYRYTTPNGLTFHPERAISWDWHPDCRKAGPERRFDRLNFRYDPSRKYRAHRYVNGVNGDDLWSTPLVQSHLELLKLGVNRSEIDTVILEAQYGFAEGVTMPEMAASIVNSAENLYPNGPHARVFTKYFSRMNILQPTIDVVESSVSDQNGKNYIQPGKSINVTIPLKNTTNQEISNITAELLATEPSINIEEPVTNYPNLNPHSTQFNQQPYVLALSNEHACGDDIPLKLKVNYFEGDLRKSYVDYFTLPVGERGVVYKTSENAVAFPQATGSKLYDPVSITDQITISDARPNSKISVGINLNYDNIKDISITLTSPSGTTVVLKEKTHSEIIEIESGAYAKEFFGTYPEDLTPAESLSAFEGENHNGTWTLVVTADRSYTNPGVLNSWSISSVSEATCEDL
- a CDS encoding DDE-type integrase/transposase/recombinase, coding for MYRAVDKQGRTIDFLFIKHWNTKAAKRFFKKAIRANGVPEKITIDGSAANKAGIEANNQEIETPIIIRQHRKLIH